The following coding sequences lie in one Streptomyces venezuelae genomic window:
- a CDS encoding alpha/beta fold hydrolase: MRSTVQAPVVQAWGDGTGTAARTVVIVHGSVDRADTFRRVVDHLPGRAVLGYDRRGWGASRPLGGADVDFGVHVDDLRTVLADLDGPPVVLGHSYGALVALAAAAADPSRVAGIVAVEPPVRWLPWWPVDDPWERTVRGAAAEGGPEQATRAMLTELLGPASRLHLARARPSDLAADGAALIAEMTDPTVDVPALDPLTFPLPTVVAAGSRSAPHHVEVARRLAELLPHGRFEEISGAGHAAHVSHPRELARLVHDTDTIIDTIEEQHR; this comes from the coding sequence GTGCGGTCGACAGTCCAAGCTCCGGTGGTCCAGGCGTGGGGCGACGGGACGGGCACGGCCGCGAGGACCGTCGTCATCGTGCACGGCTCCGTGGACCGCGCCGACACCTTCCGCCGCGTCGTCGACCACCTGCCGGGCCGCGCCGTGCTCGGTTACGACCGGCGCGGCTGGGGCGCGTCCCGACCGCTCGGCGGCGCGGACGTCGACTTCGGCGTGCACGTGGACGACCTCCGCACGGTCCTGGCGGACCTGGACGGGCCGCCGGTCGTGCTCGGCCACAGTTACGGCGCCCTCGTGGCGCTGGCCGCCGCGGCCGCGGACCCGTCGCGCGTCGCCGGCATCGTCGCCGTCGAACCCCCGGTGCGCTGGCTGCCGTGGTGGCCCGTCGACGACCCGTGGGAGCGGACCGTGCGCGGCGCCGCCGCCGAGGGCGGCCCGGAGCAGGCGACGCGGGCCATGCTCACCGAACTGCTCGGCCCGGCAAGCCGGTTGCACCTCGCCCGTGCGCGGCCCTCCGACCTCGCCGCGGACGGGGCCGCCCTCATCGCCGAGATGACGGACCCGACGGTCGACGTGCCGGCCCTCGATCCGCTGACGTTCCCCCTGCCCACCGTGGTGGCGGCCGGATCGCGGTCGGCCCCGCACCACGTGGAGGTGGCACGGCGGCTCGCCGAGCTGCTGCCGCACGGACGGTTCGAGGAGATCTCCGGCGCGGGGCACGCCGCACACGTCAGCCACCCGCGGGAACTGGCCCGCCTGGTCCACGACACCGACACGATCATCGACACGATCGAGGAGCAACACCGATGA